Proteins from a single region of Blastocatellia bacterium:
- the pheS gene encoding phenylalanine--tRNA ligase subunit alpha yields MHERLDEIRRQFDAELAVAGDLASLAALHDKYLGRRSGLVTAAIRELGKLPPEERRTVGRAVNELKDAIEAALLARRQQLEARAEEEKFERERLDITLPGLKPLLGHLHPITLIRERIEDIFVAMGYAIEDGPEVETSYYNFDALNIPPGHPARESQDTFYLSNGPRSDEPRRDPARSEQALALRTQTSTVQIRALERRRPPLRIIAPGKVFRRDTPDPTHNPMFFQVEGLTIDRHISLGDLKGTLDEFVKRMFGPQTRTRFRPSYFPFTEPSAEVDFSCFVCGGRGCRICKGSGWIELGGSGMVHPRVLRGVGIDTEEFTGFAFGLGLDRMVGLMYGLDDIRLLYENDLRFLQQFG; encoded by the coding sequence ATGCACGAGCGACTCGACGAGATTCGTCGTCAATTCGATGCCGAGCTGGCCGTCGCCGGTGATCTCGCGTCGCTTGCGGCGCTGCACGATAAGTATCTGGGGCGACGGAGCGGACTCGTCACCGCCGCCATCCGGGAACTGGGAAAGCTTCCTCCTGAAGAGCGCCGCACCGTCGGACGAGCGGTCAACGAGCTGAAGGATGCGATTGAAGCGGCTCTTCTGGCGCGACGGCAGCAGCTCGAGGCTCGAGCCGAAGAAGAAAAATTCGAGCGCGAGCGACTGGACATCACGCTGCCGGGACTCAAGCCACTTCTCGGGCACCTGCATCCCATCACCCTGATCCGCGAGCGCATCGAGGACATCTTCGTGGCGATGGGTTACGCCATTGAGGATGGACCGGAGGTGGAGACGAGCTACTACAACTTCGATGCGCTCAATATTCCTCCCGGCCATCCGGCCCGAGAGTCTCAGGACACGTTCTACCTGAGCAACGGCCCTCGGTCGGATGAGCCGCGCCGGGACCCGGCGCGTTCCGAGCAAGCCCTGGCCCTGCGGACGCAAACCTCCACCGTACAAATTCGCGCGCTCGAACGACGGCGGCCTCCGTTGCGCATCATCGCGCCGGGGAAAGTCTTTCGCCGGGATACGCCCGATCCCACGCACAATCCGATGTTCTTCCAGGTCGAGGGACTCACGATTGATCGTCATATCTCGCTGGGCGATCTGAAAGGTACGCTCGACGAGTTCGTCAAGCGCATGTTCGGGCCGCAGACGCGCACGCGCTTTCGTCCGAGTTACTTCCCCTTCACCGAGCCGAGCGCCGAAGTGGACTTCAGTTGCTTCGTGTGCGGAGGCCGGGGCTGCCGCATCTGTAAGGGATCGGGATGGATCGAACTCGGCGGCTCCGGCATGGTTCATCCCCGCGTGCTGCGAGGCGTCGGCATTGATACCGAGGAGTTCACCGGCTTCGCCTTCGGTCTCGGCCTGGATCGCATGGTGGGACTCATGTACGGGCTCGATGACATTCGGTTGCTCTACGAGAACGATCTGCGGTTTCTCCAGCAGTTCGGATGA
- the pheT gene encoding phenylalanine--tRNA ligase subunit beta translates to MKVSYTWLKELVDFDLSPRHLAEKLTMVGLAVDRVEEVAGDAILDLDLTSNRPDCLSHLGVAREIAVICGTSVRWPETRVEEDDEEAAHLTSIEIHDPELCPRYTARLIMGVRVGPSPPWVVERLEKLGQRSINNVADITNLVLLELGHPLHAFDFDRLVGRRIIVRRARAGEMLKTLDGVRRTLSDEMLVIADAVRPVALAGIMGGEDTEISLQTTNVLLESAYFHPVSIRRTARALGMATEASYRFERGADYEAPAQAADRAARLIVEVAGGRILRGLIDVYPRPLTRPRLRLRRSRLRRIVGMDIPLSEAERILRALGFAVERVNDEELTAVPPSFRVDMDGEDDLVEEVARHIGYDTIPVTLPPWNGAGELLPGEDRRRDIRRLLIMQGFSEAITFSFVNEALDALFRSEETPVVRILNPIDETRAQLRTSPLPGLLESLAHNLNHGVKNVRLFEIGKCFRAAADRPDEVELLGLAATGLMNETAWRDHQRPFGFYEMKGVLEAVLEKLRLGDYTVTTSPEPYLHPGQSARFLLHGKWLADCGQLHPRVAALFKFKQPVFVAVVDMHQLVTQAGETVRYRPLPRFPAVQRDISFIVAQGVTYAEIADSIRRLGIRELTDVRLFDVYTGTGIPAGKRSLSISLRLQADDRTLTEDEITEIHSRIVALLKDRFQAEMRQ, encoded by the coding sequence ATGAAGGTCAGCTATACCTGGCTCAAGGAACTGGTGGATTTCGATCTGAGTCCGCGCCATCTAGCGGAGAAGCTGACGATGGTGGGACTCGCCGTTGATCGCGTCGAGGAGGTGGCCGGAGATGCTATTCTCGATCTCGATCTGACCTCGAACCGGCCCGATTGCCTGTCGCATCTGGGGGTGGCCCGGGAGATCGCCGTCATCTGCGGGACATCGGTTCGATGGCCCGAGACGCGCGTGGAAGAAGACGACGAAGAAGCCGCCCACCTGACCTCCATCGAGATTCACGATCCCGAGTTGTGTCCGCGGTATACGGCCCGGTTGATCATGGGCGTGCGCGTCGGCCCCTCACCGCCGTGGGTCGTCGAGCGGCTGGAAAAGCTCGGTCAACGCAGCATCAATAACGTGGCCGACATCACCAACCTCGTTTTGCTGGAGCTGGGACACCCGCTTCACGCCTTTGATTTCGACAGGCTCGTCGGGCGCCGCATCATTGTGCGTCGCGCCCGCGCGGGGGAGATGCTCAAGACGCTCGATGGCGTCCGGCGCACGTTGAGCGATGAGATGCTCGTCATCGCCGATGCCGTTCGTCCCGTGGCCCTGGCCGGGATTATGGGGGGCGAGGACACGGAGATTTCCCTCCAGACGACCAATGTTTTGCTGGAGAGTGCTTACTTCCACCCCGTCTCGATTCGTCGCACGGCGCGGGCGCTGGGGATGGCGACCGAGGCCTCCTACCGATTTGAGCGAGGAGCTGATTACGAAGCGCCAGCGCAAGCGGCGGATCGCGCCGCCCGCTTGATCGTGGAGGTCGCCGGAGGACGCATTCTCCGCGGCCTGATTGATGTTTATCCTCGGCCGCTCACGCGGCCCCGGCTGCGACTGCGTCGGTCGCGGCTCCGGCGCATCGTCGGCATGGACATTCCCTTGAGTGAAGCCGAACGCATTCTACGCGCCCTGGGATTTGCCGTCGAGCGCGTGAACGACGAGGAACTGACGGCCGTGCCGCCGAGCTTCCGGGTGGATATGGATGGAGAGGACGACCTCGTCGAAGAGGTGGCGCGACACATCGGCTATGACACCATCCCCGTGACATTGCCGCCCTGGAACGGCGCCGGAGAATTGTTGCCGGGAGAGGACAGGCGACGCGACATTCGTCGTCTTCTCATCATGCAGGGATTCAGCGAGGCCATCACCTTCAGCTTCGTCAACGAGGCCCTCGATGCCCTGTTTCGGTCGGAGGAGACGCCGGTGGTGCGCATCCTCAACCCGATTGACGAAACGCGCGCCCAACTCCGAACGAGCCCGCTGCCGGGACTGCTGGAGTCGCTCGCGCATAATCTCAATCACGGCGTCAAGAATGTCCGCCTCTTTGAAATCGGTAAGTGTTTTCGCGCGGCGGCGGATCGCCCCGATGAGGTGGAATTGCTGGGGCTGGCGGCGACGGGCTTGATGAATGAAACCGCCTGGCGCGACCATCAGCGCCCGTTCGGATTCTATGAGATGAAGGGCGTACTCGAAGCCGTGCTGGAGAAGCTCCGACTCGGCGATTACACGGTCACAACCTCGCCGGAGCCGTATCTCCATCCCGGACAATCGGCGCGTTTTCTCCTGCACGGGAAGTGGTTGGCCGACTGCGGGCAACTGCATCCCCGGGTGGCCGCCCTGTTCAAGTTCAAGCAGCCGGTCTTCGTCGCCGTCGTGGACATGCATCAGCTGGTGACGCAGGCGGGGGAGACCGTTCGCTATCGTCCCTTACCTCGCTTCCCGGCAGTCCAGCGAGATATTTCCTTCATCGTCGCTCAGGGAGTGACCTATGCCGAGATCGCCGACAGCATCCGCCGGCTTGGCATCCGCGAGCTGACCGATGTCCGTTTGTTCGACGTCTACACCGGCACGGGCATCCCGGCGGGCAAGCGCTCGCTCTCGATCAGCCTTCGATTGCAGGCCGACGATCGCACCCTGACCGAGGATGAGATCACCGAGATTCACAGCCGCATCGTGGCTCTGCTCAAGGATCGGTTCCAGGCCGAGATGCGGCAGTAA
- a CDS encoding cell division protein ZapA, whose product MDQAQTQSVKVEIYNQTYNIRGNGDSEYIVQLAEYVDRRMREIASATMTVDSLKVAILAALHIADELHQMKQRYEQLDAQLAQRSAEAGELLDQVLKSYRLDVPKTDSSPDAGRLYR is encoded by the coding sequence ATGGATCAAGCACAGACTCAAAGCGTCAAAGTCGAAATCTACAATCAAACCTACAATATTCGCGGCAACGGCGATAGCGAGTACATCGTTCAACTCGCCGAGTACGTGGATCGGCGGATGCGGGAGATCGCCTCGGCCACGATGACGGTAGATTCGCTGAAGGTGGCCATTCTGGCGGCGCTGCATATTGCCGATGAGCTGCATCAGATGAAACAACGCTATGAGCAGCTCGATGCGCAACTGGCTCAGCGCAGCGCCGAGGCCGGCGAATTGCTCGACCAGGTGCTCAAGAGCTACCGGCTGGACGTGCCGAAAACCGATTCATCGCCCGACGCCGGTCGCCTCTATCGCTAG